A single Streptomyces sp. 2114.4 DNA region contains:
- a CDS encoding ABC transporter ATP-binding protein — translation MLVRLARAHLRPHRRSISVIVLLQLIQTLATLYLPTLNADIIDNGVVKGDTGYILGVGGFMVTVTLLQIICAIGAVYFGARTAMALGRDIRAAVFDRVQSFSAREMATFGAPSLITRTTNDVQQVQMLVLMTFTMMVSAPIMCVGGVIMALNQDVPLSGLLLAIVPVLGILVSLIVRRMRPLFRGVQERIDTVNRVLREQITGIRVIRAFVRDRHERERFAGASTDLYEVSLRAGRLMSMMFPLVMLIGNLSSVAVVWFGGLRIDSGSMQIGALTAFLSYLMYILMSIMMATFMVMMLPRAEVCAERIQEVLGTDSSVTPPQHPVTELRRHGELELRGVEFRFPGAEQPVLKDISLIARPGETTAVIGSTGSGKSTLLGLVPRLFDATGGTVLVDGEDVRTLDQETLARAIGLVPQKPYLFSGTVATNLRYGNPDATDDELWHALETAQARDFVERMEGGLDAPIAQGGGNVSGGQRQRLAIARALVRRPEIYLFDDSFSALDYATDAALRAALSRETDRATVVIVAQRVATIRGADRIVVLDEGRVVGTGTHTELMAGNETYREIVLSQLTEQEAA, via the coding sequence GTGTTGGTCCGACTCGCACGGGCGCATTTGCGGCCCCACCGGCGCTCGATATCCGTGATCGTGCTGCTTCAGCTGATCCAGACCCTGGCAACCCTCTATCTGCCCACCCTCAACGCCGACATCATCGACAACGGTGTCGTGAAGGGGGACACGGGCTACATCCTCGGCGTCGGCGGTTTCATGGTCACCGTCACCCTGCTGCAGATCATCTGCGCGATCGGTGCCGTCTATTTCGGTGCCCGTACGGCCATGGCGCTCGGCCGGGACATCCGTGCCGCGGTCTTCGACCGGGTGCAGTCCTTCTCCGCCCGCGAGATGGCCACCTTCGGCGCGCCGTCGCTGATCACCCGCACCACCAATGACGTCCAGCAGGTCCAGATGCTGGTGCTGATGACGTTCACGATGATGGTCTCGGCGCCGATCATGTGCGTCGGCGGCGTCATCATGGCGCTCAACCAGGACGTGCCGCTCTCCGGCCTCCTGTTGGCCATCGTCCCGGTCCTCGGGATTCTCGTCTCACTGATCGTGCGCCGGATGCGGCCGCTGTTCCGCGGGGTGCAGGAGCGCATCGACACCGTCAACCGCGTGCTGCGGGAGCAGATCACCGGCATCCGGGTCATCCGCGCCTTCGTCCGCGACCGGCACGAGCGCGAGCGGTTCGCCGGGGCCAGCACCGATCTCTACGAGGTGTCGCTCCGGGCCGGCCGGCTGATGTCGATGATGTTCCCGCTGGTCATGCTGATCGGGAACCTCTCCAGCGTGGCCGTCGTCTGGTTCGGCGGGCTGCGGATCGACAGCGGGTCCATGCAGATCGGCGCGCTGACGGCGTTCCTCAGCTACCTGATGTACATCCTGATGTCGATCATGATGGCGACGTTCATGGTGATGATGCTGCCGCGCGCCGAGGTCTGCGCCGAGCGCATCCAGGAGGTGCTGGGGACCGACTCCAGCGTCACTCCGCCCCAGCACCCCGTCACCGAACTCCGCCGCCACGGCGAACTGGAGCTGCGCGGCGTCGAGTTCCGCTTCCCCGGCGCCGAACAGCCGGTCCTCAAGGACATCTCGCTGATCGCCCGCCCCGGTGAGACCACCGCCGTCATCGGCTCCACGGGCTCCGGCAAATCGACCCTCCTGGGGCTCGTCCCGCGGCTGTTCGACGCGACCGGCGGCACGGTCCTGGTCGACGGCGAGGACGTCCGCACCCTCGACCAGGAGACGCTGGCCAGGGCCATCGGCCTGGTCCCGCAGAAGCCGTACCTCTTCTCCGGTACCGTCGCCACCAACCTGCGCTACGGCAACCCGGACGCCACCGACGACGAGCTGTGGCACGCCCTGGAGACCGCCCAGGCGCGGGACTTCGTCGAGCGGATGGAAGGCGGCCTGGACGCGCCCATCGCGCAGGGCGGCGGCAATGTCTCCGGCGGCCAGCGCCAGCGGCTGGCGATCGCCCGCGCCCTGGTGCGCCGCCCCGAGATCTACCTCTTCGACGACTCCTTCTCCGCGCTGGACTACGCGACGGACGCCGCGCTGCGGGCCGCGCTCTCCCGCGAGACCGACCGCGCGACGGTGGTGATCGTCGCCCAGCGCGTCGCCACCATCCGCGGCGCCGACCGGATCGTCGTCCTCGACGAAGGCCGGGTCGTCGGCACCGGCACCCACACCGAGCTGATGGCCGGCAACGAGACCTACCGGGAGATCGTGCTCTCCCAGCTCACCGAGCAGGAGGCGGCGTGA
- a CDS encoding response regulator transcription factor: MSSLLLLTNALQPSTEVLPALGLLLHSVRVAPAEGPALIDTPGADVILIDGRRDLPHVRSLCQLLRSTGPGCPLVLVVTEGGLAAVSADWGIDDVLLDTAGPAEVEARLRLAMGRQQITTDDSPMEIRNGDLSVDEATYSAKLKGRVLDLTFKEFELLKYLAQHPGRVFTRAQLLQEVWGYDYFGGTRTVDVHVRRLRAKLGPEHESLIGTVRNVGYRFVTPEKVERAAEAKAKEAKAKDDAVKAAKPAPDAAPAERRAPESGDGSGKAVAAGADSPDVRAGRR; the protein is encoded by the coding sequence GTGAGTTCACTTCTGCTGCTGACCAACGCACTCCAGCCGTCGACGGAGGTGCTTCCCGCGCTCGGCCTGTTGCTGCACAGCGTCCGGGTGGCTCCCGCCGAGGGCCCGGCTCTCATCGACACCCCAGGCGCCGACGTCATACTGATCGACGGCCGCCGTGACCTCCCGCACGTTCGGTCGCTGTGCCAGCTGCTGCGGTCCACGGGGCCCGGCTGCCCGCTGGTCCTGGTCGTGACGGAGGGCGGACTCGCCGCCGTCAGCGCGGACTGGGGGATCGACGACGTACTGCTGGACACCGCGGGCCCCGCCGAGGTCGAGGCGCGGCTGCGGCTGGCGATGGGCCGCCAGCAGATCACCACCGACGACAGTCCGATGGAGATCCGTAACGGCGATCTCTCGGTGGACGAGGCGACCTACAGCGCGAAGCTGAAGGGGCGGGTCCTGGACCTGACCTTCAAGGAGTTCGAGCTGCTGAAGTACCTGGCGCAGCACCCGGGCCGGGTGTTCACCCGGGCCCAGCTCCTGCAGGAGGTGTGGGGCTACGACTACTTCGGCGGTACGCGGACGGTCGATGTGCACGTCCGGCGGCTGCGGGCCAAGCTAGGCCCCGAACACGAGTCGCTGATCGGCACGGTCCGTAACGTCGGCTACCGCTTCGTGACGCCGGAGAAGGTGGAGCGGGCGGCGGAGGCCAAGGCCAAGGAGGCCAAGGCCAAGGACGACGCGGTGAAGGCGGCGAAGCCCGCGCCGGACGCGGCGCCGGCCGAGCGCCGGGCGCCGGAGAGCGGTGACGGCTCCGGTAAGGCGGTCGCCGCCGGCGCGGACTCGCCCGACGTACGGGCCGGGCGCAGGTAG
- a CDS encoding S1C family serine protease, with protein MTESYRRSGDEVPQDRPYAYGNDFGDGHGGDHGHDYGRPYGHGAGQGVPGAGGAGEQAFPPPPPYAPEPRRRARRPVALIAAVALVSGLIGGGSAALIAGATTQAVQSGPSTPLVNAGKPSGSGVSGVAKAVSPAIVEIKARTGSGESTGSGVVVTSGGEIVTNNHVVAGARTAAVTFSDGSRKTAEVVGTDPGKDLALIKVRGAKGLTAASLGDSDKITVGDQVVAIGSPEGLTGSVTSGIVSALNRDVTVPKEEGQGQDQGQGGPDDGGGWPFEFGGNHYNGDTGSSKTSYKAIQTDASLNPGNSGGALINMQGQIIGINSAMYSPSSASSSTAGSIGLGFAIPINTVKDDLDALRDGGSGGSNSGV; from the coding sequence ATGACCGAGAGCTACCGCCGAAGCGGCGATGAGGTGCCACAGGACCGGCCGTACGCGTACGGCAACGATTTCGGTGACGGCCATGGCGGCGACCATGGCCATGACTACGGCCGTCCGTACGGCCACGGGGCGGGCCAGGGGGTGCCGGGCGCCGGGGGCGCCGGGGAGCAGGCGTTTCCGCCGCCGCCTCCGTACGCACCCGAGCCGCGGCGGCGGGCCCGCCGGCCGGTCGCGCTGATCGCGGCGGTGGCACTCGTCTCCGGTCTCATCGGGGGCGGCAGCGCGGCGCTGATCGCCGGTGCCACCACCCAGGCGGTACAGAGCGGTCCCTCCACCCCGCTCGTCAACGCGGGCAAGCCCAGCGGCAGCGGCGTCTCGGGGGTGGCCAAGGCGGTCAGCCCGGCGATCGTGGAGATCAAGGCGCGGACCGGCAGCGGCGAGTCCACCGGCTCCGGTGTGGTCGTCACCAGCGGCGGGGAGATCGTCACCAATAACCATGTGGTGGCGGGGGCGCGCACGGCCGCGGTCACCTTCAGTGACGGCAGCCGGAAGACGGCCGAGGTCGTCGGCACCGACCCCGGCAAGGACCTGGCGCTGATCAAGGTGCGCGGCGCCAAGGGCCTGACCGCGGCCTCGCTCGGCGACTCCGACAAGATCACGGTTGGCGACCAGGTGGTGGCGATCGGCTCGCCCGAGGGCCTGACCGGGTCCGTGACCAGCGGAATCGTCTCCGCCCTCAACCGGGATGTCACCGTCCCCAAGGAGGAGGGCCAGGGGCAGGACCAGGGGCAGGGCGGGCCGGATGACGGCGGTGGCTGGCCGTTCGAGTTCGGCGGCAACCACTACAACGGCGACACCGGCTCCTCGAAGACCTCGTACAAGGCGATACAGACCGACGCCTCGCTCAACCCGGGCAACTCCGGTGGCGCCCTGATCAATATGCAGGGGCAGATCATCGGCATCAACTCGGCGATGTACTCGCCGAGTTCGGCGAGCAGCAGCACGGCCGGCAGCATCGGCCTCGGCTTCGCCATCCCGATCAACACCGTCAAGGACGACCTGGACGCACTGCGTGACGGCGGGAGCGGTGGCAGCAACAGCGGCGTCTGA
- a CDS encoding MoaD/ThiS family protein, producing the protein MRYWAAAKAAAGTAEEPYAAATLAEALDAARTAHAANPEFARVLLRCSFLVDGDPVGTRDHRAVPLAEGGTVEVLPPFAGG; encoded by the coding sequence GTGCGCTACTGGGCCGCGGCCAAGGCCGCCGCCGGCACGGCAGAGGAGCCGTATGCGGCCGCGACGCTCGCCGAAGCGCTCGACGCGGCGCGCACGGCGCATGCCGCGAACCCCGAGTTCGCGCGCGTCCTGCTGCGCTGCTCATTCCTGGTGGACGGCGATCCGGTCGGCACCCGTGACCACCGGGCGGTGCCGCTGGCCGAGGGCGGCACCGTCGAGGTCCTGCCGCCGTTCGCGGGAGGGTGA
- a CDS encoding LacI family DNA-binding transcriptional regulator: protein MAKVTRDDVARLAGTSTAVVSYVINNGPRPVAPATRERVLAAIQELGYRPDRVAQAMASRRTDLIGLIVPDTRQPFFAEMAHAVEQAAAERGKMVLVGNANYLDEREVHYLRAFLGMRVSGLILISQGPSEHAAAEIDAWDARVVLLHRRPDAIDDVAVMTDDVWGAQLATRHLLEHGHPYVAFLGGTEETPKSGDPVTDHVEGWRRAMLESGKSTDGRYFQAPYNRYDAYQVALKLLAGPDRPPAIMCATDDQAIGVLRAARELRIDVPGELAVAGFDDVKEAGLTDPPLTTVASDRQAMARAAVDLVLDDGLRIVGSRRERLRQFPSRLVVRRSCGCGG from the coding sequence GTGGCCAAGGTGACGCGGGATGATGTGGCAAGACTGGCGGGTACCTCGACCGCTGTTGTCAGTTACGTCATCAACAACGGACCACGGCCGGTCGCTCCGGCCACGCGCGAGCGGGTGCTCGCCGCCATCCAGGAGCTCGGCTACCGGCCGGACCGTGTCGCGCAGGCGATGGCGTCCCGCCGTACCGACCTCATAGGCCTGATCGTGCCGGACACCCGGCAGCCGTTCTTCGCGGAGATGGCGCACGCCGTCGAACAGGCCGCCGCCGAGCGCGGAAAGATGGTCCTGGTCGGCAACGCCAACTATCTCGACGAGCGCGAGGTGCACTATCTGCGCGCCTTCCTCGGGATGCGGGTGTCCGGGCTGATCCTGATCAGCCAGGGGCCCAGTGAGCACGCCGCCGCCGAGATCGACGCCTGGGACGCCCGGGTGGTGCTGCTGCACCGCCGGCCGGACGCCATCGACGACGTCGCGGTGATGACCGACGACGTGTGGGGCGCGCAGCTGGCGACCCGGCATCTGCTGGAGCACGGCCATCCCTACGTCGCCTTCCTCGGCGGCACCGAGGAGACCCCGAAGTCCGGCGACCCGGTCACCGACCACGTCGAGGGCTGGCGGCGGGCCATGCTGGAGTCCGGGAAGTCCACGGACGGCCGCTACTTCCAGGCGCCGTACAACCGCTACGACGCCTACCAGGTCGCGCTGAAGCTGCTGGCGGGTCCGGACCGGCCGCCGGCCATCATGTGCGCGACGGACGACCAGGCGATCGGGGTGCTGCGGGCCGCCCGCGAGCTGCGGATCGATGTGCCCGGCGAGCTGGCGGTCGCGGGCTTCGACGATGTGAAGGAAGCCGGGCTGACCGATCCGCCGCTGACCACGGTCGCCTCGGACCGCCAGGCGATGGCGCGCGCGGCGGTGGATCTGGTGCTCGACGACGGGCTGCGGATCGTCGGTTCCCGGCGGGAGCGGCTGCGGCAGTTCCCGTCGCGGCTGGTGGTCCGGCGGTCCTGTGGCTGTGGCGGCTGA
- a CDS encoding response regulator transcription factor: MSPAEHGDHPARILIVDDEPAVREALQRSLVFEGYITEQAVDGLDAVEKVAAFDPELIVLDVLMPRMDGLTAARRLRANGTRVPILMLTARDTVGDRVTGLDAGADDYLVKPFELDELLARIRALLRRSSYAAQAGAPPEEGETLSLGDLRMDLATREVTRGSRQVELTRTEFTLLEMFLAHPRQVLTREQILKAVWGFDFEPTSNSLDVYVMYLRRKTEAGGEPRLVHTVRGVGYVLRAEGGAE, translated from the coding sequence ATGAGCCCCGCCGAGCACGGTGATCATCCCGCCCGCATCCTGATCGTCGACGACGAGCCCGCGGTCCGGGAGGCACTGCAGCGCTCACTGGTCTTCGAGGGGTACATCACCGAGCAGGCCGTGGACGGTCTCGACGCGGTCGAGAAGGTCGCGGCATTTGACCCCGAACTGATCGTGCTGGACGTCCTGATGCCCCGGATGGACGGGCTGACCGCCGCCCGCAGGCTGCGGGCGAACGGGACGCGGGTGCCGATCCTGATGCTGACCGCCCGTGACACGGTCGGCGACCGCGTCACGGGACTGGACGCCGGCGCCGACGACTACCTCGTCAAGCCCTTCGAGCTGGACGAGCTGCTGGCCCGGATCCGCGCGCTGCTGCGCCGCAGCTCGTATGCGGCACAGGCCGGTGCTCCGCCCGAGGAGGGCGAGACGCTGAGCCTGGGCGATCTGCGGATGGACCTGGCGACCCGCGAGGTGACCCGGGGCAGCCGGCAGGTCGAGCTGACCCGTACCGAATTCACCCTGCTGGAGATGTTCCTCGCGCATCCTCGGCAGGTCCTCACCCGTGAGCAGATCCTGAAGGCCGTATGGGGCTTCGACTTCGAGCCCACCTCCAACTCCCTCGACGTATACGTGATGTATCTGCGCCGCAAGACGGAAGCGGGCGGCGAGCCGCGGCTGGTGCACACCGTGCGGGGGGTCGGCTACGTCCTGCGCGCGGAGGGCGGCGCGGAATGA
- a CDS encoding DUF2993 domain-containing protein, which produces MRALRVLLVVLVIFGGLFVAADRVAVNLVEDKAADKIRSSQGLDKTPEVSIKGFPFLTQVAGRSLDEVDAELGGIEARAQGHALRIDRLSAQFHEVGLTSDYTSIESAATATGNARINYADLTQAAGGGVTIGYGGQKGGRGQVKISPKIPVLSSLDVTGSITIVGGNTVRLRADGLPAVCRALPGCESKVRSQTDHDWKLDQLPGNLKLEKVVTTPEGLSISAAGKDVKLPG; this is translated from the coding sequence ATGCGTGCACTACGTGTGCTGTTGGTCGTCCTCGTCATATTCGGCGGCCTGTTCGTCGCCGCCGACCGGGTGGCGGTGAACCTGGTCGAGGACAAGGCCGCGGACAAGATCCGCAGCAGCCAGGGGCTCGACAAGACCCCGGAGGTCTCGATCAAGGGCTTCCCGTTCCTGACCCAGGTCGCCGGCCGCAGCCTCGACGAGGTGGACGCCGAGCTCGGGGGGATCGAGGCCCGCGCCCAGGGGCATGCGCTGCGCATCGACCGGCTCTCGGCGCAGTTCCACGAGGTCGGGCTGACCAGCGACTACACCTCGATCGAGAGCGCCGCCACGGCGACCGGCAACGCCCGGATCAACTACGCCGACCTGACCCAGGCGGCGGGCGGCGGCGTCACGATCGGCTACGGCGGGCAGAAGGGCGGCCGCGGCCAGGTCAAGATCTCGCCGAAGATCCCGGTCCTCAGCTCGCTGGACGTGACCGGCTCCATCACGATCGTGGGCGGCAACACCGTCCGGCTGCGCGCCGACGGGCTCCCGGCGGTGTGCCGGGCCCTGCCGGGCTGTGAGAGCAAGGTGCGCTCCCAGACCGACCACGACTGGAAGCTGGACCAGCTGCCCGGCAACCTGAAGCTGGAGAAGGTCGTGACCACGCCCGAGGGGCTGTCGATCTCCGCTGCCGGCAAGGACGTCAAGCTTCCCGGCTGA
- a CDS encoding ABC transporter ATP-binding protein: protein MGGQPTEKSMDFKGSGKRLLAQMRPERAVMSVALALGVLSVALTVVGPKVLGHATDLIMSGIIGRQLPDGLTKAQAADQLRAHGQGGLADMIAAMPVVPGHGIDFGAVGRILLWVTLIYVGASLFGFVQARIATRVVQRTVFRLREQVEEKLARLPLSYFDRQQRGEVLSRATNDIDNIQQTLQQTLSQIVASLLTIVGVLGVMFWISWLLALVALVTVPVSVVVATKVGKRAQPQFVQQWKTTGKLNAHIEEMYTGHSLVKVFGRQRESAELFSEQNEALYAAGFKAQFISGIIQPAMMFIGNLNYVLVAVVGGLRVASGALSIGDVQAFIQYSRQFSQPLTQVASMANLVQSGVASAERVFELLDAEEQGPDPERPARPDRIEGRVAFEDVSFRYAEEKPLIENLSLAVHPGQTVAIVGPTGAGKTTLVNLLMRFYEVRGGRITLDGTDIAAMSREELRAHIGMVLQDTWLFGGTIAENIAYGAPAGTPMDKIVAAARATHVDRFVRTLPDGYDTVLDDEGSNVSVGEKQLITIARAFLAEPAILVLDEATSSVDTRTEVLIQHAMAQLRTGRTSFVIAHRLSTIRDADVILVMENGNIVEQGSHEALLAANGAYARLYAAQFAEAVAETG, encoded by the coding sequence ATGGGCGGCCAGCCCACCGAGAAGTCGATGGACTTCAAGGGCTCCGGCAAACGGCTGCTGGCCCAGATGCGGCCCGAGCGCGCCGTCATGTCCGTCGCGCTGGCGCTGGGCGTCCTGAGCGTGGCGCTCACGGTCGTGGGACCCAAGGTCCTCGGCCACGCCACCGACCTGATCATGTCCGGCATCATCGGCCGCCAGCTGCCCGACGGCCTCACCAAGGCCCAGGCGGCGGATCAGCTGCGCGCCCACGGCCAGGGCGGTCTCGCCGACATGATCGCCGCGATGCCGGTCGTCCCCGGCCACGGCATCGACTTCGGCGCCGTCGGCCGGATCCTGCTCTGGGTCACCCTGATCTACGTGGGCGCCTCGCTGTTCGGCTTCGTCCAGGCCAGGATCGCCACCCGCGTCGTCCAGCGCACGGTCTTCCGCCTGCGCGAACAGGTCGAGGAGAAGCTGGCGCGGCTGCCGCTGAGCTACTTCGACCGGCAGCAGCGCGGTGAAGTCCTCTCCCGGGCGACCAACGACATCGACAACATCCAGCAGACGCTGCAGCAGACCCTCAGCCAGATCGTGGCCTCGCTGCTGACCATCGTCGGGGTGCTGGGCGTGATGTTCTGGATCTCGTGGCTGCTGGCGCTGGTCGCCCTGGTCACGGTCCCGGTCTCCGTCGTCGTCGCCACCAAGGTCGGCAAGCGCGCCCAGCCGCAGTTCGTCCAGCAGTGGAAGACCACCGGCAAGCTCAATGCGCACATCGAGGAGATGTACACCGGCCACAGCCTGGTGAAGGTCTTCGGCCGCCAGCGGGAGTCCGCCGAGCTGTTCAGCGAACAGAACGAGGCCCTGTACGCCGCCGGTTTCAAGGCCCAGTTCATCTCCGGGATCATCCAGCCCGCGATGATGTTCATCGGCAACCTCAACTACGTCCTGGTGGCCGTGGTCGGTGGCCTCCGCGTCGCCTCCGGCGCCCTGTCCATCGGCGACGTCCAGGCCTTCATCCAGTACTCCCGGCAGTTCAGCCAGCCGCTCACCCAGGTCGCCTCGATGGCCAACCTCGTCCAGTCCGGTGTCGCCTCCGCCGAGCGGGTCTTCGAACTCCTCGACGCCGAGGAGCAGGGCCCCGACCCCGAGCGGCCGGCCCGGCCCGACCGCATCGAGGGCCGGGTCGCGTTCGAGGACGTCTCCTTCCGCTACGCGGAGGAAAAGCCGCTCATCGAGAACCTGTCGCTGGCCGTCCACCCCGGCCAGACGGTGGCGATCGTCGGTCCGACGGGCGCCGGCAAGACCACCCTCGTCAACCTCCTGATGCGCTTCTACGAGGTACGCGGCGGCCGGATCACCCTCGACGGCACCGACATCGCCGCGATGTCGCGCGAGGAACTGCGCGCGCACATCGGCATGGTCCTCCAGGACACCTGGCTCTTCGGCGGCACGATCGCCGAGAACATCGCCTACGGCGCCCCCGCGGGCACCCCGATGGACAAGATCGTGGCCGCCGCCCGCGCCACCCACGTCGACCGCTTCGTACGCACCCTGCCGGACGGTTACGACACGGTCCTCGACGACGAGGGCAGCAATGTCTCCGTCGGCGAGAAGCAGCTGATCACCATCGCCCGCGCCTTCCTCGCCGAACCCGCGATCCTCGTCCTCGACGAGGCCACCAGCTCGGTCGACACCCGCACCGAAGTCCTCATCCAGCACGCCATGGCCCAACTCCGCACCGGCCGCACCAGCTTCGTCATCGCCCACCGCCTCTCCACGATCCGCGACGCGGACGTCATCCTCGTCATGGAGAACGGCAACATCGTCGAACAGGGCTCCCACGAGGCCCTGTTGGCCGCGAACGGCGCGTATGCGCGCCTGTATGCGGCGCAGTTCGCGGAGGCGGTGGCGGAGACGGGGTGA
- a CDS encoding HAMP domain-containing sensor histidine kinase, protein MTGPAPAHGAHGTGFAHSRLGARIARLPLRSRLTLLTAVAVAVAVAVSALACWLLTRAQLRDEVDNSLQNVGIAAGYLQETYTECRPTDPTESKNAPPSYFNVQIVQVDGSRCIGPNSQPVQVQRSDVAVAQGVQRDTLHDAVTPDGTDVRVLTKHIGVQGVQFAVSISRPLTEVDSALNRLALLLAAVAGLGVIGAGTAGLVIARSGLKPVDRLTGAVEHVARTQDLTIRIPADGEDEIARLSRSFNAMTAALAASRDLQQQLIADAGHELRTPLTSLRTNIDLLVRSEQAGRPIPAADKAALLASVKAQMGELAALIGDLQELSRPPAPGQSAIEVVALHEIVGSGLQRARLRGPSLTIAADLAPWYVRAEPAALERAVVNLLDNAVKFSPPGGTVEVRLAGGELTVRDHGPGIPQDELPHVFERFWRSPSARSLPGSGLGLSIVARTAEQAGGAVRLRSADLGGTEAVLTLPGAATPPPGIPEPGMPEPPRPQGPPPEAQ, encoded by the coding sequence ATGACCGGCCCGGCCCCCGCGCACGGCGCACACGGCACGGGCTTTGCCCACAGCCGGCTCGGCGCCCGGATCGCGCGGCTGCCGTTGCGCTCGCGGCTGACCCTGCTCACCGCGGTGGCGGTGGCGGTGGCGGTGGCCGTCTCCGCCCTGGCCTGCTGGCTGCTCACCCGGGCCCAGCTGCGCGACGAGGTGGACAACTCGCTGCAGAACGTCGGCATCGCCGCGGGATATCTGCAGGAGACCTACACCGAATGCCGGCCCACCGACCCGACCGAGAGCAAGAACGCTCCGCCCTCGTACTTCAACGTCCAGATCGTCCAGGTCGACGGCTCACGCTGCATCGGGCCCAACTCCCAGCCCGTGCAGGTGCAGCGCTCGGACGTCGCCGTGGCGCAGGGCGTACAGCGCGACACCCTGCACGACGCGGTCACCCCCGACGGCACGGACGTCCGGGTGCTGACCAAGCACATCGGCGTCCAGGGAGTGCAGTTCGCGGTGTCCATCTCCCGTCCGCTGACCGAGGTCGACAGCGCGCTGAACCGCCTGGCGCTGCTGCTGGCGGCCGTCGCGGGGCTGGGCGTCATCGGCGCGGGCACGGCGGGACTGGTCATCGCGCGCTCCGGCCTCAAACCGGTGGACCGGCTGACCGGCGCCGTCGAACATGTCGCCCGGACCCAGGACCTGACCATCCGCATCCCGGCCGACGGCGAGGACGAGATCGCCCGGCTCTCCCGCTCCTTCAACGCCATGACCGCCGCGCTGGCCGCCTCCCGCGATCTCCAGCAGCAGCTGATCGCGGACGCGGGCCATGAGCTGCGTACGCCGCTGACCTCGCTGCGTACCAACATCGACCTGCTGGTGCGCAGCGAGCAGGCCGGCCGGCCGATCCCGGCGGCGGACAAGGCGGCACTGCTGGCCTCGGTGAAGGCGCAGATGGGGGAGTTGGCGGCGCTGATCGGCGATCTGCAGGAGCTGTCGCGGCCCCCGGCGCCGGGGCAGAGCGCCATCGAGGTCGTGGCGCTGCACGAGATCGTCGGCTCCGGGCTGCAGCGGGCCCGGCTGCGCGGCCCGTCCCTGACCATCGCGGCGGACCTCGCCCCCTGGTACGTACGGGCCGAGCCGGCCGCGCTGGAGCGGGCGGTGGTGAACCTGCTGGACAACGCGGTGAAGTTCAGCCCGCCCGGCGGCACCGTCGAGGTCCGGCTGGCGGGTGGCGAGCTGACCGTGCGCGATCACGGGCCGGGCATTCCGCAGGACGAACTGCCGCATGTCTTCGAGCGGTTCTGGCGCTCGCCGTCCGCCCGCAGCCTGCCGGGCAGCGGCCTGGGGCTGTCGATCGTGGCGCGTACGGCGGAACAGGCGGGCGGCGCCGTACGGCTGCGGTCAGCGGACCTCGGCGGCACGGAGGCGGTACTGACGCTGCCGGGCGCCGCGACGCCGCCGCCGGGGATACCGGAGCCGGGGATGCCGGAGCCGCCGAGGCCCCAGGGCCCGCCGCCGGAGGCGCAGTAA